A region of the Mytilus edulis chromosome 11, xbMytEdul2.2, whole genome shotgun sequence genome:
ctgtatttggcaaaacttaattttggtcctcaatgctcatcaacttcgtattttattttgcctttttaacttattttgatctgagcttcgctgatgagtcttttgtagacgaaacgcgtgtctggcgtatatataaaattttaatcctggtatttatgatgagtttatttgtacacTAGTTGGTTGATTGCATGATAAATTGATTTATATACAGCTAtgttaaatgtgttttatttattcATCAGACTCCAGTTCACTCAGAAAATGTAAGAAGTGGACGAGAAagaaaagatacaaataaaatgtCTAACAACGTAAATACAGCTGATTCCATGATAATCTCCCTTGATAAGATAACAGATAGGTCAAAGGAACACTCCATCTCAAACTCATGTGAGGTTAAGACAACAGACAAGTCAAAGGAACACTCCATTTTAAATGCTGCCGAAAACGACTTTGAATGTAAAGTGTGTGGTGAACGTTGCAGTAATGGCACAAATCTGAAGGCGCATATGAGATCACACATTGATAAAAAGATTTTCAACATATTTAAATGtgatacatgtaataaagaaCTGAGTACAAATGATGGTTTAAAGAGACACATAAGAACTCATACTGGagataaaccttataaatgtgatgtatgtggtaaagtgTTTGGGGAGAATGGTAACTTACAGAAACACATGAGAACACACACTGGtgataaaccttataaatgtgacGTATGCGGCAGAGAATTTAGTGTTGGACAGAGCATGAGGACCCATATGAGAACACACACCGGTGAtaaaccttatacatgttatacatgtgatgtatgtggtaaggGGTTTGGGCTGAATGGTAACTTACAGAAACACATGAGAACACACACTGGtgataaaccttataaatgtaatgtatgtggtaaagggtttggGCAGAATGTTACCTTACAAACACACATGAGAACTCATACTGGAGATAAACCTTacaaatgtgatgtatgtggtaaagggtttaggcAGAATGGTCACTTACAGAGACATAGTACTTTGCATACTGGTGACAAAAAGTATGAATGTGACCAATGCAGTAAAAGTTACCCTCATAGTCAAAGCTTACAGAAACACATGAGAATACACACTGCTGATAGACCTTATAAATGTGGtgtatgtggtaaaggatttAGTCGTGTACAGAGCATAAGAAAACACATGAGAACACACAACGGTgaaaaaccttataaatgtggtgtatgtggtaaaggatttAGTAGTGTACAGATCACAAGGACCCATATGAGAACACACAACGGTgaaaaaccttataaatgtggtgtatgtggtaaaggatttATTAGTGTACAGAGCATAAGAAAACACATGAGAACACACACCGGTgaaaaaccttataaatgtgatgttTGTGATAGAGGATTTAGTTTGTTAATGAGTTTACAGACACATATATGTATTCAACCGCATTAGGAAATGTTGGATATGATGCATGAACAAATGCtgagaaaaaaactatttcatatAAAAGGATATAAGATCATTCAATTGTATATTAAACCTGAAAACTGAAATCTAAATTCACATTTTTGTCGAATCTGCAACTTTTGATTCAAAAAGCTTGACAAAGGAATAGTGATCTAGCAGTGACAGTCACTGCAGCTTTAAGAAACTGCTAAAAACGTAATATTTCAGTACGTAGAAGACTTGGGACTTCATACTATGTACTTGTTGAATAAAGAAGCCTAGTATTGTGAAGATTTTCTCCGTCATATGTGCACTGCCACTTACCTCAGTTTCAAGGTTCAGTGACTTCTTGAAAAAAAGCTAAGATATTCGTTTAATattcttattttcttatatatatgtagTAGGTGGTTTTCTATGCTAAAGAATAACCCCGACAAGAGCTTAGGGTTCAGATGCTTTATTGTACCAGTAGATAAAATAACAAGTCTGAAATAgcaatacaacatatataaataacaagctatttcgtataaacataaatatatatttttacaaaatatcacagatttatatataatacagaattataataaataataccTTTAACCGTTATCAACTCAGTAGCAagtaaaatgtattgcaagtagaAATTGTTCAATGTTTATATTCTATGAAATTATCATCGGGTGTCACGTGTAATATTACAACTGCTTGACCTTTGACTATACACCAAATCGGAATTTAATAAGTAATTTACGTGTATCTGTGTATTTGTATTCAATACTGGTTTACCTTACAAACGGTATATAATAAATGTTACATCTATTCTACATGATTTATTAATAAtgacttcattaaaatatataatacgtaTAATAATTAACTACATAATATCATGCAACAATCATAAAGTTGCAAATATAATAATCATAAAGACTTATGATGTCAATATTATTGATTCGTTAAAAGCTCCAAATTAACGGGAGGTAAGTCATgtttacaatataatataaatgctaaactataaataaatatactcttACCACTTATGGAGTGAGTTGTACTGATAAAAGTTAATGGCACATCATATACACACCACACAATCATGTGTTCTATATAATTCTATATATCTAATAAACGTATCAAATATGGCGGAATGAACAAGTTGACTGTGGGATAGCTCCCGAAAAAAATGCAAGTAAAGGTGTCTAAAAGTATTTAACTTAACCAAATTGATAATGATGGTGAACTTAAATGAACAATAGAACGAATGATATGATTTTTGATGGAAGGAAAGAAGCGAAAAAATAGTAATAATACGAAATCAGGTCTGACTCCACCTTATAAAACAGGTTCCAAGATGGCGACGAACcaaaacaatcaaaacaatatGAACATATCTCAAGTTCTAACACAAGCCCATGAATCTTTACATGGATCCTATACTGAAGTCCCTATAAACAACAATGTGAACAATAATCAGACATTTACATGCAGTCCAAATCAGACTAACCAACTTCAACAAAGTTGTACTCGGCCAGTTCTGCAGAGCACCCCCCCTACCAGTTCAATCTTCTGTTAATTATCAACAATCGGCACCTGTTCCGATGCAGTTTTTACCACCCTCTGTTCCATCATCCGTCCAAACTGAAAGCCTTATGCCTATCCTTAACATCACACCACAAATGATATACAGCAATATCAACGACACAAACCACAGATTACAACGCCTAAAACACGTAATGAACGACAAACTGTCTAAATTAGATCTGCTTGATATGTTTGCTgagaaatttgagaaatttgaaaacCACATATCCAAAATGAGCAATGAAATGAATGATATCAGAAATGTTCAGCAGAAACACTTACAAACAATAAGTAAACAAGAAAATCATCATCATCAGATCGAAGATAGAGTGAGGAATCTTGAAAGATCAAAAAGAAAATTGGAAAGTGAAAATTTCGAGTTGAAAGAAAAATTTGTAGAACTACAATCTCATTCCATGAAGTACAACTTAACTTTTGGTGGTATACGAAATCAAGATGGCTATGAGGAAAATACAGAAGATGTATTGAGGTCTTTTCTTTTGGAAGAAATGGAAATTCCTAATGTTGGAGATATACAATTCCAAAATTTGCACAGACTTGGTGAGCGGTCTGACTGCAAGGAACGAAGCATTATTGCCCGTTTTACTAGATTCAGTGACCATGAACGTGTTAACAGAGCAGCTGCGAGTAAATTAAAGAACAAACCACAATTTTCTATATACCAGCAATAACCGCTTGAAATAAATGAGAGGCGTAAAAAACTCATTCCGAAAATGAAGGAATTCAAAAGGCAAAGACGACACGCAAAGCTAGTGTACGATAAACTCCTGGTAGATGGTGAAGTATACAACCTTGACGCCCGTTGTGAAGCCCCGCCTACAATTCCAGGTCAACCGTTACCCAATAATGATGGAGATTATTAGGACAACGCATCAGACATTGATTACGGTCATTTAACTGACATTCATAATACTTTGAAAATAACCTTTTTAAATGTATGTGGTATCAAATCAAAACTTTTAAATCCAGATTTTGATgtattgattaaaaattatgatattctgatatttGTTGAAACTAAAATTGATGAGTTTGACGAGTTAAAATTACCAGATGG
Encoded here:
- the LOC139494691 gene encoding zinc finger protein ZFP2-like, with the protein product MVKNRQCQQPNLPEEPMQTEKEDDSLHASFNVELPFDIPSDVEEENIADDSVYDNDEDVPAGPVTYTVIDNATQRGKPKLVDNIGFSYTLKREKNGARIWQCSVRNKTIHCGVIVHEKDGVFIPPSIQHNHTAAPGTLTATKIKVTTPVHSENVRSGRERKDTNKMSNNVNTADSMIISLDKITDRSKEHSISNSCEVKTTDKSKEHSILNAAENDFECKVCGERCSNGTNLKAHMRSHIDKKIFNIFKCDTCNKELSTNDGLKRHIRTHTGDKPYKCDVCGKVFGENGNLQKHMRTHTGDKPYKCDVCGREFSVGQSMRTHMRTHTGDKPYTCYTCDVCGKGFGLNGNLQKHMRTHTGDKPYKCNVCGKGFGQNVTLQTHMRTHTGDKPYKCDVCGKGFRQNGHLQRHSTLHTGDKKYECDQCSKSYPHSQSLQKHMRIHTADRPYKCGVCGKGFSRVQSIRKHMRTHNGEKPYKCGVCGKGFSSVQITRTHMRTHNGEKPYKCGVCGKGFISVQSIRKHMRTHTGEKPYKCDVCDRGFSLLMSLQTHICIQPH